A section of the Rhizomicrobium sp. genome encodes:
- the glk gene encoding glucokinase, translated as MDRVSKDRRLPDALANYGLVADIGGTNIRFGVVDLAADVLVLAPASFPAVGQAGVVEAARAYLASLGLGTAPSAAVLAVAGPPRDGALNLTNSKLHISSRELRDALGIGSVRLINDFEAIALSVPLLVPEDWRAIGDVPAPPRLARETVAIVGPGTGFGVAGFVRVGETAVPLAGEGGHVSFAPVDALEVQILQALTKRFGRVSVERLLSGPGLRSLHAALAGIEGVTAPDLSPAEIAEQAEADPTSLCYRVFALFCGVLGSVAGDVALTLGARDGVLIAGGIMPAHAAFFARSAFRARFEAKGRFVDYMKAIPTRLIVQTWSGLIGAASLLAGGAQRPGGAVD; from the coding sequence ATGGATCGTGTTAGCAAGGATCGCCGGTTGCCGGATGCGCTCGCCAATTACGGGCTCGTCGCCGACATAGGCGGGACGAATATCCGGTTCGGCGTGGTCGACCTGGCCGCGGATGTCCTGGTCCTGGCACCGGCGTCCTTTCCCGCCGTCGGACAGGCCGGCGTCGTCGAGGCGGCGCGGGCTTATCTCGCATCGCTGGGGCTCGGCACGGCGCCCTCGGCCGCCGTTCTCGCCGTCGCCGGCCCGCCCAGGGACGGCGCGCTCAACCTGACGAATTCGAAGCTGCACATCTCGTCGCGGGAATTGCGCGACGCCCTGGGAATCGGAAGCGTCCGCCTGATCAACGATTTCGAAGCCATCGCATTGTCCGTGCCGCTGCTCGTGCCGGAAGATTGGCGTGCGATCGGCGACGTGCCGGCGCCGCCGCGCCTGGCGCGCGAGACCGTCGCCATCGTCGGTCCCGGCACCGGTTTCGGCGTCGCCGGCTTCGTCCGCGTCGGCGAAACGGCGGTGCCGCTCGCGGGCGAAGGCGGCCATGTCTCCTTCGCGCCGGTCGACGCGCTGGAGGTGCAGATCCTTCAAGCGCTGACGAAGCGCTTCGGCCGGGTGTCGGTCGAGCGGCTGCTCTCGGGTCCGGGGCTTCGCAGTCTCCATGCGGCGCTGGCGGGAATCGAAGGCGTGACGGCGCCGGACCTCTCGCCCGCCGAGATCGCGGAGCAGGCCGAAGCGGACCCGACATCGCTCTGCTACCGCGTCTTCGCGCTGTTCTGCGGCGTTCTCGGATCGGTGGCGGGCGATGTCGCGCTGACGCTGGGCGCGCGCGACGGCGTCCTGATCGCCGGCGGCATCATGCCCGCCCATGCGGCTTTCTTCGCACGCAGCGCGTTCCGCGCGCGGTTCGAAGCCAAGGGAAGGTTCGTGGACTACATGAAAGCGATCCCGACCCGCCTCATCGTCCAGACCTGGTCCGGCCTGATCGGCGCCGCCTCGCTGCTGGCCGGGGGCGCTCAGCGCCCCGGCGGCGCCGTCGACTG